Within Sorangiineae bacterium MSr11367, the genomic segment CGCCGGGTGTACGGCAGTGCCGTGTACGACTCCACCGCGTGCGAAAGCACGTCGAACCCGCTGCATGCGACCACCATGGCCGGCAACGTCGATGCCACGTCCGGATCGACCAAGCCCAAGGTGGGGCGGATCCGCCGGGAGACGATGCCCGTCTTTGCGTGCATCGCCGAATAATCGAAGATGGCAATCGGTGTGCACTCCGAGCCGGTGCCCGAGGTGGTGGGGCATGCGATGAGCGGCTTCAAAGGCCCGGGCACCGGCTTTCCGCGCCCGATGGGCGGGTTCACGTATTCGAGCAGGTCGGCGGGGTAGGTCGCATACAGGTTTGCGGCCTTCGCGGTGTCGATGACCGAGCCGCCACCCACCGCGACGTAGCCATCGAAATTGCCATCGGCCGCGGCCTTGGCTGCTGCCAGGAACGACGTGTCCGTCGGCTCGATGGCCACCTCGTCGTAGACGACCACGTCGATGCCGGCCTGCTGCAAGGCTTCGCGCACCACGGCCACGTGCTTCGTCTTGGCGACGCCGCGGTCCGTGAGCAGCATGACCCGTGTCATACCGAGCACCTGCGCATCGTCACCGATTTCGCGCAGAACACCGGGCCCGTACTTCACCGCGTTGGCATCCACGGCGAAGGCCGTGTCACCCGTCAGCGTCGGCTCGTAATAGTGACCGCATCCCATGCTGGCCTCCTCGTTCGAAGTTCGATGTGCGAAGCTCGCGCGGGACTCTACAACGAATCGAGCTTCTCTTTGCCCAGGCCCGGTACCCAGGGCAAAAGCTCGTACTGCGCCACGCCTTCGAGGACGTACGGATCGCCATCGCGGACTTGGTCCAAGGTGGCCTGCACGGCATCGTCGGGCACCCGCAAAAGAAGGGCACCGCCCGAACGCGGATCGAGGGGACCCGACGCGAGCAAAATGCCCTTTTCTTGCAGCCCCTTGAGATAGGCGCGGTGCCGGTCGACGACTTGCTGAATGCGTTCGAGGGGTTGGCGATAGCGAATGATGGCGATGGCGTACATGCGAACGCTTATAGGGCGTTCCGCTTCAATTGGTGACCTGCAAGGTCCCCTTCATCGTCTGATAATGGCCAGGGTAGGTACAGATGAACGGGTACATGCCGGGGGCTGGTGCGGTGAAGGTCACTTCCACGGTGCTGCCGGGGGCGGAGAGGGGCGTGTGCGCGAGGATGTTGCCGTCGTTCGCCCGGACGTAGCCCGCGGCCTGGCCTGCTTCCATACCGGCGGTGGCGACCGCGGCTTCGGTCCCTGGCTTCACCAGGACCCAGTTGTGGGTCATCGCGGGGGTGGTGCCGTTGTTCTTGAGCACGAGGTGCACTTGGGTGCCGGTCTTGACCGAGAAGCCCTGGAGGTCGAACGCCATCGTGTCACCGACCGAGGCGATGTTCTGTTCGTGCGTGCTCTTGCCACAGGCGCTGGCCGTCAAGGCGAACACGATGCCTGCGAGAGAAAGGATAGCTTTCATGGCGTTCATCATGGAGACCCCGCGCAGGCCAGGGTCAAGGTCTTTTCTACTTCTGCTTCACGCTGCAGAGAATTTGTCCGCTGGTGCGGCCACCTGATATGCGGCAGCGAATGCTCTTGCCGGGCCGATTGCGCACCACCACGTTGGGCGATCTTCTGGGCACGATCTACCGCGCCCAGGCGAGCGGCACGCTCGAGCTCACGGAAGACCGCGGGCGGAGCCATCGGATCCACTTCACCGAGGGGCGCGTGATCGCCGTCGAGATCGATGGCGCGGCCGTTCCGGGCATCGGACTGCGCCAAAAGCTGGTGCAGCGATTGAACATGCTCGAGGCCATCGCCGACGCCCAGGTTCGCTTTCGTGTGGCGCTGCGTGCGCCGGCGACCAAACTGAACGATCCGCTCGACCCGGCGGACTTCCTGCGCGGCCGCCGCCGTGCGCGTGACGGCTCGAAGACGCCGCCGCCCGCGTCGACGAAACAGGTTCGACCGGTATCGACCGAGCGCCAGTCCGCACTGCACCTGCTCGGACTCTCGCAATACGCCGACGCGTTGAGCATCAAGCAGGCGTACCGCCGCCTGGTCCGCACGTATCATCCGGATCTGCACCCCCAGGCCAGCGACTCCGAGCGCCGCTCGCTTGCACAGCGCTTTGCCGCGATCACGCAGGCCTACCAGCGGCTCGTGGCCTGAGCACTGGCGGCGCTCTCCGAGGCGTCGACGATGCGGCCGCCCCCGGCATGGGACGGGCCACGGTATGATCCGGCGCATGAAGCGAGACGAACCGACGGCGGCCCCCGCCGTCGCGCCCCGCCGGCCCAACCCGCGCGCCCCAGCGTCCGATCTGTTGCGCCTGCTGACCAAGGTGGCGCGCCTTTACCACGAGCGCGGCATGCGTCAGCCGCAGATCGCCGCGCAGCTGCACATCTCGCAGCCGCGCGTCTCGCGGTTGCTGAAGCAGGCGGCCGACATCGGCATCGTGCGCACGGTGGTGGTCCCGCCCGGCGGCGTCTACACCGATCTCGAGGACGCCATCGAGCATCGCTACGGCATCGACGACGTGGTCGTGGTCGAGACCGACGGCGACGAGGACGACGATGTCATTGCCGCCCTGGGCGGCGCCGCGGCCGTGTACCTGGAGACGACCTTGACGGGCGGCGACCGCGTGGGCCTTTCGCCGTGGGGCGCGACCTTGCTCGCCACCGTCGAGGCCATGCGTCCGCGCCCGCTGCAGGTGGCCGAGTCGGTGGTGCAGATCCTCGGCGGCGTGGGCAATGCCA encodes:
- a CDS encoding DnaJ domain-containing protein, yielding MRQRMLLPGRLRTTTLGDLLGTIYRAQASGTLELTEDRGRSHRIHFTEGRVIAVEIDGAAVPGIGLRQKLVQRLNMLEAIADAQVRFRVALRAPATKLNDPLDPADFLRGRRRARDGSKTPPPASTKQVRPVSTERQSALHLLGLSQYADALSIKQAYRRLVRTYHPDLHPQASDSERRSLAQRFAAITQAYQRLVA
- a CDS encoding iron-containing alcohol dehydrogenase — encoded protein: MGCGHYYEPTLTGDTAFAVDANAVKYGPGVLREIGDDAQVLGMTRVMLLTDRGVAKTKHVAVVREALQQAGIDVVVYDEVAIEPTDTSFLAAAKAAADGNFDGYVAVGGGSVIDTAKAANLYATYPADLLEYVNPPIGRGKPVPGPLKPLIACPTTSGTGSECTPIAIFDYSAMHAKTGIVSRRIRPTLGLVDPDVASTLPAMVVACSGFDVLSHAVESYTALPYTRRAKPEKPRQRPASQGANPYSDVACAEAMRLTGKYIVRAVNDANDHEARERMMFAATLAGIGFGNAGCHAPHGMSYSVSGLVKSFRSDGYPEKPLVPHGMSVVLNSPAVFRFTARACPERHHEAAALLGAANANDANPASEEEAGKLLADAILGLMKATSIPNGLSAIGYAEADIGALAKGAFPQHRLLKNAPREISLTDLEGMYRDALRYW
- a CDS encoding YciI family protein, with amino-acid sequence MYAIAIIRYRQPLERIQQVVDRHRAYLKGLQEKGILLASGPLDPRSGGALLLRVPDDAVQATLDQVRDGDPYVLEGVAQYELLPWVPGLGKEKLDSL
- a CDS encoding plastocyanin/azurin family copper-binding protein — encoded protein: MKAILSLAGIVFALTASACGKSTHEQNIASVGDTMAFDLQGFSVKTGTQVHLVLKNNGTTPAMTHNWVLVKPGTEAAVATAGMEAGQAAGYVRANDGNILAHTPLSAPGSTVEVTFTAPAPGMYPFICTYPGHYQTMKGTLQVTN